The proteins below are encoded in one region of Maribacter aestuarii:
- a CDS encoding sensor histidine kinase produces MFRIIFVAVTVVISTYFFFKGQYIIGSMGVFILVGQIVALINYVNQTNRKIAYFFDAIKNEDFTLRFPEKLSVKSLEELNHSLNMLNSMIQDIHLKKQAQEQYYQEILRQADIGIFTINQKGHILYANPTVQNLFNYRPLNHVKQLNQVDNKLYELFKDLEPFDNIIFQLGNERGKRALSLKCTPITIEGQVLLLVVVHDIHKELDEKETDSWVKLIRVLTHEIMNTITPITSISESILKYFRKGNQLASSSDFTPDQIKNTAKGLEVIKNQGNDLMSFVQSYRTFLSVPEPDKELIPATRLLEKIKLLVEEQKTDKVVEIDVLVHPENLEIFADEKQITQVLLNLGKNAQQSLQYSDEGRIQFRAGINELNKKYIQVVDDGPGITPELIDEIFVPFFTTKNTGTGIGLSLSKQIMRLHGGSISVASNENTVFTLIFD; encoded by the coding sequence GTGTTCCGCATCATATTTGTAGCTGTAACAGTGGTCATTTCCACCTACTTTTTCTTTAAGGGCCAATATATAATTGGGAGTATGGGGGTGTTCATATTGGTAGGCCAAATTGTTGCCCTTATTAACTATGTCAATCAAACCAACCGAAAAATAGCCTATTTTTTTGACGCCATTAAGAATGAAGATTTTACGCTGCGTTTTCCGGAAAAATTAAGTGTGAAGTCTCTGGAGGAACTGAACCATAGCCTCAACATGCTGAACAGTATGATTCAGGACATTCATTTGAAAAAACAGGCTCAGGAGCAATACTACCAAGAAATACTAAGGCAAGCGGACATTGGTATATTTACGATCAATCAAAAAGGTCATATCCTCTATGCCAATCCAACGGTTCAGAATTTATTTAATTACAGGCCCTTAAATCACGTTAAGCAACTCAACCAGGTAGACAACAAGCTCTATGAGCTATTCAAAGATTTGGAACCTTTTGATAATATTATTTTCCAATTGGGAAATGAACGTGGCAAAAGGGCCCTAAGCCTAAAGTGCACCCCTATTACCATTGAAGGGCAGGTCTTATTGCTCGTCGTAGTCCATGATATCCACAAAGAATTGGACGAAAAGGAAACGGATTCTTGGGTAAAATTAATCCGTGTACTCACCCACGAAATTATGAATACGATAACCCCTATTACTTCCATTTCAGAATCCATTCTGAAATATTTCAGAAAGGGAAATCAACTTGCCTCGTCCAGCGATTTCACTCCGGACCAAATTAAAAATACGGCCAAAGGATTAGAGGTGATTAAAAATCAGGGCAACGACCTGATGAGTTTTGTACAGTCGTACAGGACCTTCCTCAGTGTTCCCGAACCGGACAAAGAACTTATTCCTGCTACAAGGTTGTTGGAGAAAATAAAATTGCTTGTAGAGGAGCAGAAAACCGATAAGGTGGTGGAAATCGATGTTTTGGTACATCCGGAGAATTTAGAAATTTTTGCCGATGAAAAGCAGATTACACAAGTATTGCTCAATCTTGGAAAAAATGCACAACAGTCACTTCAATATTCCGATGAAGGAAGAATTCAATTCAGGGCGGGAATCAATGAGCTGAATAAAAAATATATTCAGGTTGTTGATGATGGGCCGGGAATAACCCCTGAACTTATCGACGAAATTTTTGTGCCTTTTTTTACTACTAAAAATACGGGGACAGGTATTGGACTTAGTCTCTCCAAACAGATTATGCGTCTTCATGGAGGTAGCATTAGTGTTGCCTCCAATGAGAACACCGTCTTTACGCTAATCTTTGATTAA
- a CDS encoding sigma-54-dependent transcriptional regulator — protein MTDAKILVIDDNKSVLSALEILLQFEYKTVQTLSNPNQISSFPNLSEIDIILLDMNFSAGVNTGNEGLYWLREIKKKAPHISVIMMTAYGAIDLAVEALKEGASDFILKPWNNERLLTTVKSAYELRKSQKEVHLLKQKESNLKKVINQNKNYIVGNSKALNAVMNLVQKVAKTDVNVLVTGENGTGKELIARELHKLSRRNNEVFISVDMGSISENLFESELFGHVKGSFTDAKEDRIGKFEAANGGTLFLDEIGNLSLQTQAKLLSAIQNRVIVRVGSNKPIPVNIRLICATNCNLDQMVADGLFREDLLYRINTIRVEVPPLRERDGDILVLADFYLNKFINKYGKQGLRINQAAQEKLMAYKWPGNIRELLHTMERAVILSEGNVLKPTDFLLDLKNAVSFESGPSTLEEMELLMIENALNQNDGNYSAAADQLGISRQTLYNKLKKKPSK, from the coding sequence ATGACCGATGCAAAAATTCTGGTAATCGATGACAATAAAAGTGTACTAAGCGCTTTGGAAATCCTGTTACAGTTTGAATATAAAACTGTACAAACCTTATCGAACCCCAATCAAATTTCTTCCTTTCCAAATTTGTCTGAGATAGACATTATTCTTTTGGATATGAATTTCTCGGCAGGCGTAAATACCGGAAACGAGGGTTTGTATTGGCTGAGGGAGATTAAAAAGAAAGCACCACATATTTCGGTTATCATGATGACCGCCTACGGGGCAATTGACCTGGCCGTAGAAGCATTGAAAGAAGGAGCATCCGATTTCATTTTAAAACCATGGAACAATGAGCGACTGTTGACTACCGTGAAATCTGCCTATGAACTCAGGAAAAGCCAGAAAGAAGTACACCTCCTTAAACAGAAGGAAAGTAACCTAAAAAAGGTCATTAACCAGAACAAAAACTATATCGTAGGGAATTCTAAGGCATTGAACGCGGTAATGAATTTGGTACAAAAAGTTGCGAAAACTGATGTAAACGTTTTGGTGACGGGCGAGAACGGCACCGGAAAGGAATTAATTGCTAGGGAATTACACAAACTATCACGTCGCAATAATGAAGTCTTCATCTCCGTGGATATGGGTTCCATCTCCGAAAACCTTTTTGAAAGTGAGTTGTTCGGTCATGTAAAGGGTTCGTTTACGGATGCCAAAGAGGACCGCATTGGAAAGTTTGAGGCTGCCAACGGGGGTACCTTATTTTTGGACGAAATCGGCAATTTATCACTCCAGACCCAAGCGAAACTTTTGTCGGCCATACAGAATAGGGTCATCGTAAGAGTTGGCTCCAATAAGCCCATTCCCGTAAATATCCGGTTAATTTGTGCCACCAACTGTAATTTGGACCAAATGGTAGCGGACGGTCTTTTTAGGGAAGATTTATTATACCGTATCAACACCATACGTGTAGAGGTTCCTCCCTTACGGGAACGGGATGGTGATATTTTGGTTTTGGCGGACTTTTACTTGAACAAGTTCATTAATAAATATGGTAAACAAGGGTTAAGAATCAACCAAGCGGCACAGGAGAAATTAATGGCCTACAAATGGCCAGGTAATATTAGGGAGCTTCTGCATACCATGGAACGTGCTGTAATTCTATCGGAAGGAAATGTTTTAAAACCGACCGACTTCCTATTAGATTTGAAAAACGCGGTTTCTTTTGAAAGCGGACCTAGCACTTTGGAAGAGATGGAATTATTGATGATAGAAAATGCCCTTAACCAAAATGACGGGAATTACAGTGCAGCGGCCGATCAGTTGGGTATTTCCCGACAAACACTTTATAATAAACTAAAGAAAAAGCCCTCAAAATGA
- a CDS encoding LysE family transporter, which produces MTHLLILFFATFSAAFMATVPPGLLNMNAAKTSVEKDKLNGIIFSLGVSTMIMLQATVAVFISKFLDRNPDVVAVLLKIAVFVFAALAVYFFVLAKRDKKKKIKAIKISKRNSYFKGMFLAGVNLLTIPYYSGLNIMWNASGWIKFMVWDIVIFVLAAGLGTFSVLYLYVFYFNKLEHKTNKFGKNANYILSGLMFLLLIITVIRVYNR; this is translated from the coding sequence ATGACGCACTTGCTAATTCTATTCTTCGCAACTTTTTCGGCGGCTTTCATGGCCACGGTACCACCAGGGTTGTTGAATATGAATGCTGCGAAAACAAGTGTAGAGAAGGATAAATTAAATGGTATCATCTTTAGTTTAGGCGTTTCAACGATGATAATGCTTCAGGCGACTGTGGCCGTTTTTATTTCCAAGTTTTTAGATAGAAATCCAGATGTTGTTGCGGTGCTTTTAAAGATTGCCGTTTTTGTTTTTGCCGCCTTGGCAGTCTATTTTTTTGTACTTGCGAAAAGGGATAAGAAGAAGAAAATCAAAGCGATAAAAATCAGTAAAAGAAACAGCTATTTTAAAGGAATGTTTCTAGCAGGCGTTAATCTTTTAACAATACCCTACTATAGTGGCCTTAATATTATGTGGAATGCGTCCGGCTGGATCAAGTTCATGGTTTGGGATATCGTCATTTTTGTTTTAGCTGCAGGTCTTGGTACTTTTTCCGTATTGTATTTGTATGTTTTCTACTTTAACAAATTGGAACATAAAACCAATAAATTTGGTAAGAACGCCAATTATATTCTGTCGGGTTTAATGTTTTTGTTGTTAATAATAACCGTTATTCGAGTTTATAACAGATAA
- a CDS encoding sensor histidine kinase translates to MAVRSKKSYKFAFKSAGYISIIIFVFLTSLLWFFDLLGWYLLLAIVLFTFLSSFVILQVRIEKFIYKRIKKIYDDVALLESSSLSTGPITTDMRTLTAEIEKFAQDKKIEIDTLKIREEYRKDFLGNVSHELKTPLFTVQGYLETLLDGAIDDKSVRKKYITRANKAVDRLIYIVKDLDLITKLEVGDLSLEKTTFDIIELIESVFELLEMKAAKKNIILTFDTNYDEPILVFADKEKIQQVLTNLLVNSIKYGNEDGTTEVSVENLVKNKVIIRVTDNGEGIPKQHIPRLFERFYRVDQSGSRREGGSGLGLAIVKHIIEAHGEKIYVESVEDVGSEFSFTLEKSKSKIA, encoded by the coding sequence ATGGCCGTTCGTTCCAAAAAATCATATAAGTTTGCCTTTAAATCAGCAGGGTACATTTCAATAATAATTTTTGTATTTCTGACCTCACTACTCTGGTTCTTTGATTTATTGGGGTGGTATTTATTACTTGCCATCGTTCTTTTTACTTTCCTTTCTTCATTTGTAATTCTTCAAGTACGTATCGAAAAATTTATCTACAAGAGGATTAAAAAAATCTATGATGATGTGGCGCTATTAGAATCCTCTTCGCTGTCTACGGGCCCCATTACTACGGATATGCGAACGCTAACGGCTGAAATAGAAAAATTTGCGCAGGATAAAAAAATTGAAATCGACACCTTAAAAATAAGGGAAGAATATCGAAAGGATTTTCTAGGGAATGTTTCCCATGAATTAAAAACGCCATTGTTTACAGTGCAAGGTTATTTAGAGACACTTTTAGATGGGGCCATTGATGATAAAAGTGTTCGGAAGAAATATATAACTAGGGCCAATAAAGCGGTGGATCGGCTCATTTATATTGTCAAGGACTTGGATTTAATAACCAAACTTGAAGTTGGTGACCTCAGTTTGGAAAAGACAACTTTTGATATTATTGAACTTATAGAAAGTGTTTTTGAACTTTTGGAGATGAAAGCCGCGAAAAAGAACATTATCCTAACTTTTGACACCAATTACGACGAGCCTATTCTTGTTTTTGCCGACAAGGAAAAAATTCAGCAAGTGCTGACGAACCTTCTCGTAAACTCAATAAAATACGGTAATGAGGATGGCACAACGGAAGTTAGTGTGGAGAATTTGGTTAAGAATAAGGTAATTATCAGGGTCACGGATAATGGTGAAGGAATTCCAAAACAACATATTCCAAGACTTTTTGAGCGCTTTTATAGGGTTGATCAGAGTGGAAGCAGGAGAGAGGGAGGTTCCGGCCTTGGGCTAGCCATCGTAAAACACATTATAGAGGCGCATGGTGAAAAAATATATGTAGAAAGTGTAGAAGATGTTGGGTCTGAATTTTCATTTACCCTGGAAAAAAGTAAATCTAAAATAGCCTAG
- a CDS encoding TonB-dependent receptor yields MKKIVLVILFLCSYYGVAQDTGSIVGKLIDKEVNDEPLAFANVLIKGTTKGTTSDFDGLYEIANLEPGIYTVVYSYLGYETVEIPSIEVVSGKVSTVNVPMRASAGVSLDEVVVTVSARKDSEVALLLQQKNATVMQEAISAEALTLKGIDDAAAAVSQISGISKQEGSSNVYVRGLGDRYQNTTMNGLSLPSNDVNKKNIDLNLFSSSIIENVSVSKAYNSSFYGDFAAGNVNIDSKEYTGDGYLEIALGSGVNSNAAGQDFLQSEGTSFFGFYNRYDNNPFAVILSHGIDPESMATPININGAIEGGYSVNLNEESRLSFFGTASFKNGYEFLEGPARDFTNVLKFDFPNTEEYAYKTTTTALGNIVYKINNEHKLKYSSLFINSATDAVSFFGTQGEGFNRDGITSDDGFFISNIQFNQDMIFVNQLTGQHRFDEKWILDWGTGYNKVFSDEPDRKRITLENYQFALDNDPNTNPVFFTNTAFENQRFFQSIADDELNSFINLTNTISDKLTLKFGYNGRSKERNFSSIRYGYRVFDRTTPVTDVNNFDSFFTIENSSLIPTEDALYEIRNLNPINNDIGAVNRPGLPDNSYQGNLDIHAGFLTAEWSLNEKLLIVPGIRAESVSQNIQYEVINLPPSDPGFRDVYENIFLPSLNIRYKLTENSNLRFGFSNTVSFPEFKEVAPFVYEGVTQRFGGNPDLFGGKNGEGVNYSDIYNFDIKYEWFMERGELISVAAFSKLIQDPVNRVIAADATGTQRLFRTGDQAEVLGIEVEMRKNLITDEDEKTTLSLGLNAAYTYTNQDLKNIEAGDENTFGTTFDRDSDALQGASPFIINTDLNYSPSFENYNPKATLVFSYFSDRISALGAGSLGNIVEKAVPTLNFIWKNPIGEHFEANLSATNLLNPDISLIRENTGNGDIAIREYNLGINIGLTLKYKF; encoded by the coding sequence ATGAAAAAAATAGTACTAGTTATCTTGTTTTTATGCAGTTATTACGGGGTTGCTCAGGACACAGGAAGTATAGTAGGGAAGCTTATTGATAAAGAAGTTAATGATGAACCGTTGGCATTTGCTAACGTTTTGATTAAGGGAACCACAAAAGGAACTACCTCTGATTTTGATGGACTCTACGAAATTGCCAACCTAGAACCAGGAATATATACCGTAGTTTATAGTTATTTGGGTTATGAAACCGTAGAAATACCTTCCATTGAAGTAGTGTCAGGAAAGGTTTCAACGGTCAACGTTCCAATGAGAGCCTCCGCCGGGGTTTCCTTGGACGAGGTTGTGGTTACAGTTTCCGCAAGAAAAGATTCTGAAGTAGCACTGCTATTGCAACAAAAAAATGCAACGGTAATGCAAGAGGCCATTAGTGCAGAGGCGTTGACTTTAAAAGGAATTGATGATGCGGCCGCAGCCGTTTCACAAATTTCAGGTATCTCAAAACAGGAGGGTTCGAGTAATGTTTATGTCCGTGGTTTGGGAGACCGGTACCAGAACACCACCATGAATGGCTTATCCTTACCCTCCAATGATGTAAATAAAAAGAATATAGACTTAAATCTATTTTCCTCAAGTATTATTGAAAACGTTTCTGTGAGCAAAGCTTACAACTCCTCTTTTTATGGCGATTTTGCTGCTGGAAACGTAAATATAGATTCAAAGGAATATACTGGTGATGGTTATTTGGAGATAGCTTTGGGAAGCGGTGTCAACTCCAATGCCGCAGGTCAAGATTTTTTACAAAGTGAAGGAACAAGTTTTTTTGGATTTTATAACAGATACGACAACAACCCTTTTGCAGTAATCCTATCGCACGGAATTGATCCCGAAAGCATGGCTACTCCCATTAATATTAATGGGGCCATTGAAGGTGGTTACTCCGTAAATTTAAATGAAGAATCTAGACTTAGTTTCTTTGGAACAGCAAGTTTTAAAAATGGATACGAGTTTCTTGAGGGGCCTGCCAGAGATTTCACCAACGTATTGAAATTCGATTTTCCTAATACGGAGGAGTATGCGTATAAAACGACTACAACGGCACTTGGCAATATAGTTTACAAAATAAATAACGAGCATAAATTAAAATACAGTTCCCTGTTCATTAACAGCGCAACGGATGCCGTTAGTTTTTTTGGTACCCAAGGAGAAGGATTTAACCGTGATGGGATTACTTCTGACGACGGATTCTTTATCTCCAATATACAGTTTAACCAAGATATGATTTTTGTAAATCAGCTTACTGGACAACATCGATTTGATGAAAAATGGATATTGGACTGGGGTACAGGATATAACAAAGTCTTCTCGGATGAGCCGGATAGAAAGCGTATTACGCTAGAAAATTATCAGTTTGCCTTGGATAATGATCCGAATACGAACCCTGTATTTTTCACTAATACAGCTTTTGAAAATCAACGCTTTTTTCAAAGTATAGCGGATGATGAGCTTAATAGCTTTATCAATTTGACCAATACCATTTCTGACAAACTAACTTTAAAGTTTGGGTACAACGGTAGATCTAAAGAAAGGAACTTTTCTAGTATAAGATATGGTTATCGTGTTTTTGATCGGACCACTCCAGTGACGGACGTCAACAATTTTGATTCCTTTTTCACCATAGAAAATAGCAGCCTAATACCAACGGAAGATGCTCTTTATGAAATAAGGAATCTAAACCCTATCAATAATGATATTGGCGCGGTTAACAGACCTGGTCTACCGGACAACAGTTATCAAGGTAATTTAGATATTCATGCAGGATTCCTAACGGCGGAATGGAGCCTTAACGAAAAACTGCTTATCGTTCCAGGTATTAGGGCAGAATCTGTAAGCCAGAATATTCAATACGAGGTAATAAACCTTCCTCCTTCGGATCCCGGATTTAGAGATGTCTATGAAAACATTTTCCTGCCTAGCTTGAATATTCGTTACAAATTAACTGAAAATTCCAACCTAAGATTCGGTTTTAGTAACACGGTTTCCTTTCCTGAGTTTAAGGAAGTAGCCCCTTTTGTTTATGAAGGCGTAACCCAACGTTTTGGCGGTAATCCGGATTTATTCGGAGGCAAGAACGGCGAGGGTGTCAACTATTCAGACATCTATAATTTCGATATTAAATACGAGTGGTTTATGGAACGTGGTGAGCTTATTTCGGTAGCTGCTTTCAGTAAACTCATACAAGATCCTGTAAACCGAGTTATTGCGGCAGATGCAACAGGAACACAACGTCTTTTCCGTACCGGTGATCAAGCAGAGGTTTTAGGCATCGAGGTGGAAATGAGAAAGAATCTAATTACTGATGAAGATGAAAAAACTACGCTCTCATTAGGTTTAAATGCCGCATACACCTACACCAATCAAGATTTAAAAAATATAGAGGCCGGGGATGAAAATACCTTTGGAACTACTTTTGATCGAGATTCCGATGCATTACAAGGGGCATCGCCCTTTATAATTAATACGGATTTAAATTATAGTCCATCTTTTGAAAATTACAACCCTAAGGCAACTTTAGTATTCTCTTACTTTTCTGATAGGATATCCGCTCTAGGAGCAGGTTCATTAGGAAATATAGTAGAAAAAGCGGTTCCAACCCTAAACTTCATCTGGAAAAACCCTATCGGGGAACACTTTGAAGCTAATCTTAGTGCTACGAATTTGTTAAATCCGGATATCTCATTGATAAGGGAAAATACCGGGAATGGTGACATAGCCATTAGGGAATATAATCTCGGAATCAATATAGGACTAACACTTAAATATAAATTTTAA
- a CDS encoding MGMT family protein produces the protein MAQNDNFFQKVYDVVRQIPFGRVTSYGAIAKYLGAARSARMVGWAMNGSGNMEDVPAHRVVNKAGLLTGKHHFDGTNLMQQLLESEGIEVVDNQIINLEKHFWDPWKELRAEDEL, from the coding sequence ATGGCGCAGAACGACAACTTCTTTCAAAAAGTCTATGATGTGGTCAGGCAAATTCCTTTCGGCCGCGTCACTTCATATGGTGCCATCGCAAAGTATCTGGGTGCGGCTAGAAGTGCCAGAATGGTCGGATGGGCCATGAACGGGTCAGGTAATATGGAAGATGTTCCTGCCCATAGAGTGGTCAATAAAGCAGGCTTGTTGACTGGTAAGCATCATTTTGATGGAACTAACCTTATGCAGCAATTATTGGAAAGCGAAGGAATAGAAGTAGTCGACAATCAAATAATAAACCTGGAGAAGCACTTTTGGGACCCTTGGAAGGAATTGAGAGCTGAAGATGAGTTATAG
- a CDS encoding TolC family protein gives MITKFKISLLFTVVFGLTLTAQDKWTLDECVAYALEHNLQLNDFNFTEQSGRETYRQSVRNLLPVLNANSNYNVNSGRAEDPNTGTFVVQDFFSNNYSLQSNIDLFQGFQKINSIKASKFLYKAAKEELLQQKYLLAFRVMQAFNNIRFFEGLVAIASEQLTVSETNLKLVEKQIELGLMAGADLYEAKSALLADELNLTQSENQLAAAKLTLIQEMNLEDTSEIEIVPDIGQVAQTETASKMRSDTVYSKAREFLPLIKAQELRAQAAKKQVGVARGDLYPSLSLFAGIGTGYFETFRDSLGNTLPFREQFRDNTSRFYGLSLNVPISNGWSARSRVKQAKIEKLRQQNNLEVQEQVLFQTIQQLVQEHNSLLVQSEQSVQNMEAQRMAFTIAQRRYEKGLINGIELFTAKNLFASAQNENLQVRLRSEINKSTLDFYRGLPVFNINKND, from the coding sequence ATGATTACTAAATTCAAAATATCCCTACTATTTACAGTTGTGTTCGGCTTAACGTTGACCGCTCAAGATAAATGGACTTTAGACGAATGTGTGGCCTATGCTTTGGAACACAACCTTCAGCTAAACGATTTTAACTTTACGGAGCAGTCGGGCCGGGAAACCTATAGACAATCTGTGCGTAACTTGTTACCAGTACTCAATGCCAATTCGAATTACAATGTAAATTCCGGTAGAGCTGAAGATCCTAATACGGGAACGTTCGTGGTTCAAGACTTTTTCTCAAATAATTATTCATTGCAGTCTAATATTGATTTATTTCAAGGTTTTCAAAAAATCAATTCTATAAAGGCATCTAAATTTCTATATAAGGCGGCGAAGGAAGAGTTGCTACAGCAAAAATACCTTTTGGCGTTTCGCGTTATGCAAGCGTTTAACAACATCCGGTTCTTTGAAGGTTTAGTGGCCATTGCGAGTGAGCAATTAACGGTCTCCGAAACTAATTTGAAGTTGGTCGAGAAACAGATAGAATTAGGTTTAATGGCCGGTGCTGACCTATACGAGGCAAAATCCGCATTATTGGCCGATGAATTAAACCTCACCCAAAGTGAGAATCAGTTGGCGGCGGCGAAGTTAACCTTGATTCAAGAAATGAACCTGGAAGATACTTCCGAGATAGAAATTGTACCTGACATTGGGCAAGTAGCACAAACAGAAACAGCATCAAAGATGCGTTCGGACACTGTCTATTCAAAAGCACGAGAATTCTTGCCTTTAATAAAGGCACAAGAACTAAGGGCCCAAGCGGCAAAAAAGCAAGTGGGCGTGGCAAGGGGAGATCTTTATCCTTCACTATCCCTATTTGCAGGTATCGGTACGGGCTATTTTGAAACTTTTCGGGATTCTCTAGGAAATACTTTGCCCTTTCGCGAACAATTTAGGGACAATACCTCCAGATTTTATGGTTTGAGTTTAAATGTCCCTATTAGTAATGGGTGGTCGGCGCGCTCAAGGGTGAAACAGGCTAAAATAGAAAAGCTTAGACAACAGAATAATCTAGAGGTACAAGAACAGGTGCTATTTCAAACGATTCAACAATTAGTACAGGAGCACAACTCATTGTTGGTGCAGTCGGAGCAAAGTGTTCAGAATATGGAAGCGCAAAGAATGGCTTTTACTATTGCGCAGAGGCGCTATGAAAAAGGATTGATTAACGGCATTGAATTGTTTACTGCAAAAAATCTGTTCGCCAGCGCCCAGAATGAAAATTTACAAGTGAGGTTGAGGTCGGAAATAAATAAAAGTACTTTGGACTTTTACAGAGGGCTTCCGGTATTTAATATTAACAAAAACGATTAA
- a CDS encoding response regulator transcription factor, translated as MKKKDIKILLVDDEPDILEIVSYNLSAEGYDVYTAKNGADGVAKAKKKLPHLVILDVMMPEMDGIEACELMRKTPGLENTVITFLTARGEDYSQVAGFDAGADDYITKPIKPKVLVSKVNALLRRIKQGENSQEDIMQVGDIIINREEYKIVKSGKEIILPRKEFELLALLTSKPSKVFKREVILDKVWGNEVVVGGRTIDVHIRKLREKIGEDHFKTVKGVGYKFVL; from the coding sequence ATGAAAAAGAAAGACATCAAAATACTTTTAGTAGATGATGAGCCGGATATTTTAGAAATAGTAAGCTATAATCTTTCAGCCGAAGGTTATGATGTATATACCGCCAAAAACGGTGCGGATGGCGTGGCAAAAGCTAAAAAGAAACTTCCCCATCTTGTCATCTTGGATGTTATGATGCCAGAGATGGATGGGATAGAAGCTTGTGAACTTATGCGGAAAACACCTGGGCTGGAGAATACCGTAATTACTTTTTTAACAGCCAGGGGAGAGGATTATTCCCAAGTGGCAGGTTTTGACGCTGGAGCGGACGATTATATTACAAAACCGATAAAACCAAAGGTGCTTGTTAGTAAGGTAAATGCCCTTTTAAGAAGGATTAAGCAAGGTGAAAATTCCCAGGAAGACATTATGCAGGTTGGAGATATTATTATTAATAGGGAGGAATATAAGATTGTTAAAAGCGGAAAGGAAATAATATTACCAAGAAAAGAGTTTGAGCTTTTGGCATTGCTTACCTCAAAACCAAGTAAAGTTTTCAAAAGAGAAGTCATTCTAGATAAGGTTTGGGGTAACGAAGTAGTAGTAGGAGGTAGAACTATTGACGTGCATATTAGAAAACTTCGGGAAAAGATTGGTGAAGATCATTTCAAAACGGTTAAAGGAGTAGGTTATAAGTTTGTGCTCTGA
- the trmB gene encoding tRNA (guanosine(46)-N7)-methyltransferase TrmB has product MGSKNKLKRFEENKTFQNVIQPTREEIQEGFELKGKWNEHFGNDNPIVLELGCGKGEYTVGLAKRNPNKNFIGIDIKGARFWRGAKTAMEENLQNVAFLRTQIELTDRLFSKNEVSEIWITFPDPQIKYKRTKHRMTNLSFLEKYRKILMPNGTIHLKTDSEFMHGYTLGLLHGLGYEIIYANHDVYKNEGSPKEVLEIQTFYENQYLEKGKPITYIQFRLN; this is encoded by the coding sequence GTGGGAAGTAAAAACAAGCTTAAAAGATTCGAAGAAAACAAGACATTCCAGAATGTTATACAACCAACTAGGGAGGAAATTCAAGAGGGTTTTGAACTCAAGGGAAAATGGAACGAGCATTTTGGGAACGATAATCCAATTGTACTAGAGTTAGGGTGTGGTAAGGGGGAGTATACCGTTGGTCTAGCCAAACGAAATCCCAATAAAAATTTTATAGGAATAGATATAAAAGGAGCACGCTTTTGGAGAGGAGCAAAAACCGCCATGGAAGAAAATTTGCAGAATGTCGCTTTTTTAAGAACACAGATTGAACTCACAGATCGACTTTTCTCAAAGAATGAAGTTTCCGAAATTTGGATAACATTTCCAGACCCCCAAATCAAATACAAGCGAACGAAGCATAGGATGACCAATCTTTCGTTTTTAGAGAAATACAGAAAAATCCTTATGCCAAATGGCACTATTCACCTTAAGACAGATAGTGAATTTATGCACGGTTACACCTTGGGTCTTTTGCACGGATTGGGATATGAGATAATCTATGCCAACCACGATGTTTATAAAAATGAAGGTAGTCCAAAAGAGGTATTGGAAATACAGACTTTCTATGAAAATCAGTATCTTGAAAAAGGCAAACCAATAACCTACATCCAATTTAGGCTGAACTAG